acatttttgtttggttttgttttgttttttttcaaggtaaggtctcactttggcccaggctgacctggaattaattatgtagtctcagggtgcccttgaactcacggctgtcctcctacctctgcctcccaaagtgctgggattaaaggcgtgtaccaccacgcccagcaaaatttttgatgtatttatttgggagagtatggccatgccagggcctcctgactctaaacgaactccagacatatgtgtatTTGACTTtctgtgggaactagggaataaGACTGTctagcagactttgtaagcatgtgtctaaccactgagccttctctccagctctaatgtaCACTTGTTTAAACCTAACAACATCCTGGGCTGCGCTGTCTAGCAGATGAGGAAAGAAAGGCCCACAGAGAGGTTAACCGCGTGATGTGGTGGCAGACCTTACTCTGCCATGCCATTCTTCAGGTAGAACCAAGCCTTGAGCACCTCCTGTGTATACCTCTTTCAGCCCAGGGCCAGTGACACTGCTGTGGGAAGCTGTGGTCCAAGTTTGGGATGGCAGAGACTGAAGACCTCACTCAGCTCCGGCAGCTCAACCTGGCACTCTTGAGGCAGCTGTGGGCTGGGCAGGATGCTGTGCGGCGGTTGGTGATCAAGGCAGCTTCAGAGGTAGGTGTCCACTTTGGGAATGCCTAGGGGTAAGGAAGGGGGCTTCCTGTCCCGTAAGATTGTGTCCAAGTCTCCAGAGTCTCATGAGCCTATTTTTTGTCAcattttgcctattttttttatttttgtttttttcaggtagggtctcgctctagcccaggctgatttggaattcagtatgggtctcaggccagcctcaaactcacagcaatccttctgcctctgcctcccaagtgctgggattataggtgtgtattaCTATGCTGGCCAAGAGAGAATAGacgcattagggcctccagcctcagcaaacaccagatttatgtgccactttgtgcatctggcttatgtgggtcctaggaagtcaaacctgggtcctttggcactacaggcaagcgccttaaccattaagccatctctccacccctgtttttttttttttttttttttttttttttttttttttttttttttttttcgaggtagggtctctagccctggctgacctggaattcactctgtattcccagggtggccttgaactcatgacgatccacctacctctgcctcccgagtacagggattaaaggtgtgcaccactatactcAGCTTCctgttgttcttttaaaaatattttattttatttatttgagagagaaagtcagagaatgggtgtgccaaggcctccagccactgcaaacaaacttcattcCCCATCTGGTGCATGTGGCTttgtgttggtactggggaattgaacctgggtcctttggctttgccagaaaatgtcgtaactgctaagccatctccccagcccccttgtttttaaggtagggtctcactagcccagactgacctggaactcactgtgtagccccaggctgtcaAGGGATCCtcatatctcagcctcccaagtggttaaaggagtgtaccaccatgcctgttctCAAAGCCTGTTCTCAAAGCCTGTTTTATTGGGGATGCAAAACTGTAGTCTTGGAAGGGACTAAGTGGGACACTGCTGAGATGTGAGCAGGCTGAGGACCTGGGCCCTGGTGTTCAGTACAGGCCAGGTAGGTGGGCACCAGCCAGTCTGACCCTTGGGTGACCTGAACTATTTTCTCCAGTCAAGCCTAGACTCCAGCCACAGCTACAGTTCGGCAACACCATTGTCCCCAAAGACTTCCTCTGCGTCCTCTAGTGCCTCCTGCTCACAGGACAGAAGCCTTGTGTGTGACCCACCGGATGGTCATCGAGGAGACACCTGTGATACAGCCCGTCTTGGTGGGGCCAGCTCCAGGGTGACCTCTCTCTCACCTGCCACGTGCCAGCACCCAGAGTCTCTGGGTGGAGTGAGGCCCCACTCAGCACCGTTGCCAGTCACTGGAGGTCTGAAGGAGTTTTCCACAGGACTGGAACATCCAGGAGTCTGCAAGACACAAGTCCCAAGGTCCATCCTGGGACGACAAAGCAAGCCATCTAAGGTAATCCAGGAGAGCTGGGCATCCGCTAGTGGGGCTGCCTTGAGCCTCAGGACAGCCTCCTTAGTAGGGAGTGAGGCTTCTAGAAGGTACAGTGAATTGGGTCCAGTGATGGCTATTAGTTCTTCGACAGCACCTGCAGAGGTAGAAAGTGAGCCCCGTTTTACGGATGGGAAGACAGGTTCAGAGCCCAGACTTGTTCAAAGCCACATGCATGTAAAGTAGGATCAGACTTATCTTCTGGTTCCTGAGCCCTCAGCTGAGCTTGGGTGGAGGTCAGGATGCAGCCCTATTCttccctgaggtgggagagacCTTCTCAAGGCTGGGCCTGCTAGCCTAGTCCTTTTGGTCTTCCTTCTTTAGCTCAAGGTGACCTTCTGTCAGGAGTCCGCAGTGCCTGAGAGCAGCTGGCGCTTCCGGCCGTTTCTGGGCTATGACTGGATTGCAGGTGAGGAGGATGGGCCTGCTGCTCTAATGGCAGCCTCAGTACAGATGGAGCCTCTGTTGAATGAGTTAGGACGGCCGCACTTTTGGGgattaaaaattgtgtgtgtgaagGTGATGTGCACTtccatttggaggccagaggaggaagttctccctgtctctctatctccctctcttagTTCCCTAAGGCAGTctgttactgaacctggagctcgctatttttttcagttagactggctggccaagcctgctgtgatggcgcacgcctttaatcccagcactcacaggcagaggtaggaggatcactgtgaattcagtgAGCTtgaagactacgtagtgaattccaggtcagcctgggctagagtgagaccctacctcaaaaaagcgaacaaggggctgaagggatggcttagcggtgagggcattgcctataaagccaaaagacccaggttcaatttcccaggacccatgttagccagatgcacaagggggcgaatgcatctggagttcgttcatagtggctggacctggtgcacccattcccccccttctttctctgtcaaataaataaattaattaaaataaaatattaagaaaacaaaaacgcAGCTAGACTGGGTGACCAGGGGTGCCAgtgatcctctgtctctgtccctcttggTGCTTCGTCTCTGCCCCAcagtgggggttacaggcatgtgtggtcatgccctgtttcctatgtgggtgctggggatcaaactcaggtcctcatgcttgcagagcaagcgtTCTTccccagtgaaccatctcccctgtACCTTTTGGAACACTTATTAAGGCCAGGCTCCGCCCATCTCTACCTGGACAATCTCTGTTCTATTGCTCAGCCTCCTTTGGCAACCTCACTCCTAGCTATTCTCGAACACTCTGAGCACCTGCCTGCCCCAGACTtttgcacacactctctctctctttttttaattttttttttttgagagagaaagagagaattggtgcatcagggtctccagccactgcaaatgaactccagatgcatgtgccaccttatgcatctggcttatgtgggtcctggggaattgaacctgggtcctttggttttgtaggcaagggttttaactgctaagccatccctccagcctttgcacACGCTTTCTGCATCTGTTATGGCGGTTCTTCCTGGGAGGTCCATGTGGCGGTCATCAGGTGTCATTTCCAGCGTCACGGGTCTCAGAGAGGCCTCCTCTGGCGCTAGCTGCCTGACTTTGGACTCTTGCTTCCCCGAAAGTGCCAGCATCCAGGCTTGGTAAAAAGagtgagccagggctggagagatggcttagcggttaagcgcttgcctgtgaagcctaaggactccggttcaaggctcggttccccaggtcccacgttagccagatgcacaagggggcgcacgcatctggagttcgttggcagaggctggtagccctggcgcgcccattctctctctattcctctatctgtctttctctctgggtctgtcgctctcaaataaataaataaattaaaaaaaaaaaagagtgagccagttgtggtggcacttgggaggtggcaGCAAGATCAAGAGTTAGtgctaaagctgggtgtggtggcacacacctttaatctcagcacctgggaagcagaggtaggaggatcgctgtgagtttgagactaccctgagactacctagtgaattccatgtcagcctgagctagaatgagaccctaccttaaaaagtgCTGaagatgctcaatttataatagctgggaaatggaaccagcctagatgtccctcaactgatgagtggataatgaagatgtggcacatatgtacaatggagttctactcagcggtaaagaaaaatgaagttatgaaatttgcagaaaaatggatggacctggaaaagattatactaagtgaggtaaaccaggcccagaaagccaagcgccacatgttctccctcatatgtggatcctagctacagatgattgggcttctgtgggagaaggaaaatacttagtagcagaggccagtaagttaaaaaggagatataaagggaagagaaaggaagggaggagggtacttaataggtttctattgtatatatgtaagtagaaagattgagatggggaggtaatatgatggagaatggaatttcaaaggggaaggtggggggggggaattaccatgcgatatttttttataatcttggaaaatgttaataaatatttaaaaattttttttaaaaaagtgctgaagagatggctcagtggttaagacacttgcccataaagcctaacgacccaagttcagttctctagtacccttGTAAAATAAGACGCacaatggctcatgtgtctggagatcgttttcagtggctggagggcctggtgtgcctctctctctctctgccaggcatggtggcacatgcccttaatcccagcacgttggagcctgaggtaggagaatcactgagttcaaggccaacctgagactaactgtaagtgagcctgggctagaacaagacccttccttgaaaaacaaacaaacaataagagtTGGAGGCAGCCTGTGTGACATGGGGCCCTGTCTTGGAAGTGTGGTCCCTAGTAAGAGCTTTGTGCGTTTTGTCTGGAGGACTGCGGCAGGGCAGGCCAGTGCTGAATTAAGCCTGCAGTTACAGTGGGTGGGGGGTGTCCTCTGGCCTGTGTGCGCCATAACGCGACTGAGGCAAGGTTCCAGTCTGTGCCCTCAGCTCCCTGGTACTTTgcccacaccagggtctctggacAGCAGCTCTTTGGTTAGCAGTGAGTCCGAGGCCTTCTTCTCCACCCTGCAGAAGTTCCGGGACTGTAACAAGGAAGACTGTTTTTGTGATTCTCCCAAGTGAGCAGGGGCGGTGAGGGTGGGTCAGAACTGGAGGGCCAGCAGGAGACCCCAGGGCCCGGCCTGCTCATCTCCTCTTCTCTTGCCATCCCCAGAGTTGGGTTCCCGAGACTGCACGAGAGTGACGACATCGAGGAGGACCATGAGTGTGAGCATACTTCAGCCTGGCCCCAGCCCTCAGGCAGCGTCTCAGGCAGCTCGGCAGGCTGAGTGGTTAGGGCCAGGCCTTTCTGGGCTCCAGCCCAGCCCTCAGAGCGCTTGAGTGGATGTAACTCCCCTTCATTGATCATGGAccccaggggctgggaagaaagGGATCCGAGACTTGTTGTCCAGTGTGTGGTGACCAGTGTGGTTGGGGACAGCCAGGCCTGTGGAAACTGCAGCTTCTCTTGTCCCTTGCAGGCGTATACTGTTACCGTGTGAACCGGCGCCTGTTTCCTGAACCAGCAGATCCTGGTGCTCCCTGTCGCCTGTGTGGGATACCCAGAGACCAGCGGAATCCTGAGACCCTGGCAGAGCCTGCCCAGGTCAGGTGAGTGGTCAGAGCTTTGGGGCCCCTAGGGTCTCACTGGGTGATAGCGGTCAGGGAGACAAACCTGGCTTCGGCTAGCTTTGAGGCTGtgtcccttccccccccccccatgcctcaCAGGGTGAGCATCCCGCTCTGCCTCCTGGACCCCCCACACCAGTACCGCGTCCACCGGCGCAAGAGCTTTGATGCCTCTGACACGCTGGCTCTGCCGCGGGTGAGCCACCGTGGGGAGCTGCAAGGGAGTGTGAGCAATACCAGCGTCCCTAGGCCCACAGAGGGAGTGTACCGGGGCTCTTGAGTGCTGGCCGGCCTCTGCCGTCACCTGGGCAGGGACAGTGTGTAGCACCTGCCCCTCACCACAGTGTCCCTGGTGGATGTCTGCCTGCACACTGCTGATGGGTCCCATTTGCTGGGCTCTAGGATGATGGGTGGCCCTTGAGGATTCCCCAGAGTCCCACAGCAGCACCTTTTCCACCCTCTTCCCACGTGGTGACTGAGGCAGAGTTGGGGAAACGTGCTTCCATTGCACTTCtcgttggtttttttttttttttttttaaggtagggtctcactctggcccaggctgacctggaattcactctgtagtcccaggctagcctccagctcacagtgatccttgtacctctgcctcccaagtgctgggattaaaggtgtgcaccatcacgcctggctgcttcttgtttgtttctttatttttacttatttatttatttatttatttatttgagggagagagagagaatgggcacaccagggcttccaaccactgcaaataaactccatatgcttgcgcccccttgtgtatctggcatacgtgggtcctggggaattgaacctgggtcctttggctttgcaggcaaacgtcttaactgctaagccatccctccagcacctttttttttttgcttcttgttTCTTGATCACAATCAGAGTCAAAGGCAACCAACCCAAGATACCTCCCTGCTCTTGGTTGAGGGCAAGGCAGTTGCACttgtgggaggagaaggaagagatgcCTGTGTGTTCTCACTGATCTTGGGGTGGACCAGGGTAGTGGGATCAGCAGAGACTGGATACAGAAGAGGCTCAGGGTGACCAGTGTGTAGACATCACCTTCTGTCTCGGGGATACTGACTGCTCAGGGGGTTCCTCCTCCTCAGTAGGGGGACACAGTCCCTCCCTGGAGCACACTggttggggaggaggaagagctgCCTTTTTTAACCCTTTGTTCTCCATAGCACTGTTTGCTAGGCTGGGACATCCTGCCTCCAAAGTCTGAGAAAGGCTCTGCCCTCAAGAGCCTGGATCTCTGGTCCTCTGTCTCCTCTGGGGTCCAGCATCAGCAGCTGCTCGGCCCAAGGTCGTCGTCCTGCCTGGTAGGACCTGGGGTATGTCCCAGCTTGGGGTGGGAGATAGGAGAGACGTGTAAGTTGTTCTTCTGGCTTTCCCACTCTTCACCACCTGTTCTGCTCCACCCAGAAAGATGACCTTGACTCCAAGGGGTAGGAGGAGCTGAGACCAGAGCAGGACACCACTTGTCCCCTGGTGACACCTGCCCCCACCAACACTTCTTCATTCACCTTCCAGGCCATGCTGTCACGGGTCCCGCCACCCACTCCTATCTGGTCAGAGCCTCAGGTCCCTCGACTCCGCATCCCCCAGCAGAAGCCCTGAGGCCTGACCACCCAGAGGAGGACAGTGTTCCTGCTAGCGTTGCCCAGTTGGAGGTGGCTCTGCCTGCCTTTCTGTGTGAAGCAGGTGGGAGGGTCCCGGCCTGGTCTGTCTACTCTTGGTGTCTGGAAGTGGGCATGACCAGGTGGAGGGGAAAGGCGACACTGTGACTAGTTTGTAAATAAAGCTCAGGTTTCTGTAGTGTCTCTGCTTTCCTGCTAGTGCTCCTGGTGCTCAGGTGTCCTCCACCTTCCCTCTGCCAGAGGAGACAGCGGACGACTGGGTAGTGTACACCTGCATTGGtgcattttgttttgcttcaggCAAGATCTTacatagctcaggttggcctccaactgtctgtgtagctgaggatgacattgaacctctgatcctcctgcctctacctcctcagtgcaaCATCTTACCCAGCTCAGGATtgtaacttcatttatttatttatttattttgcagttcCCAGCTCTGGATAAATGGCTCCCAGCTAGGTGAGGATACGAGGTTCCCCAAGACAGGCTGGGGCCAATGTTATGGTAATATTTCAGGAAGGGACTCTGCTGAAGCTGTGTGTTATGTTGAGTAAGAGAGaactcctctttaaaaaaaaaaattgttgtttatttttatttatttatttgagaatgacagagagtgtgtgtgtgtatgccagggcccccagccactgtagacgaactccagatgcatatgccaccttgtgcgtctggctaacatgggtcctggggaatcgagctcaaaccagggtccttaggccgcgcaagcaagcactgaactgctaagccatctctccagtctgagatcTCTTCTTGATCTCCAATACTAAATCTATCAATAAAAGGGCTGTCTTAGGATCCTTAGTCCAGGTGGCTCCCACAGGCCCTGCTCTGGCCCAGTTTTGGGAGCTGTGGGTGATCCAGACCCCCAGGAAGGACTGACAGGGAGACAGGGCTGAGTACTACATTGGGGGCAGGTTTGGACTCAGAGCGCTGTCCACGGGGACACAGGAGGGTTAGGGTTAGCTAGACCTCCCCTAGCTGGGAGCTGAGGGTGGAAACCGAGGTGCACAGGAAGCCCTGTTATGGTCACTGACAGTGGTCTGAGGTTGGGGTGACAGTGACAGGTGCCTGTTAGTGGCTTCAGTGGTCTTTGGGGACACCCCTGTGTCAGGTATCGAGCAGGGCCCTGACCACAAGTTATCATCAGTCTTGTCTATGAGTACAAACAGGCTTTCCTTCCCAAGCCTCTGAGACAAACTGTTCACCTCTTCAGACCCTGCTGTCTAGACAGGCTGCAGCTCCCATCAGGAGGCCAGTTTTAGCTGTCCAGGGCTGGAGTCATGGCAAGTCTCACCCTGTGGAAGGCAAGAGAATTCTCCAGCTGTgtgttggagagaaggctcagcagttaaagatgctagcTAGCAAATCCTTcaggccctggttcagttccccagtgcccatgtaaagccagatacgcaaagtggtggatacatctggagttcatttggcaagaggctctggtgcacccattctccaccccccacccccctccttgcaaatacataaaaataccttaaaaaatttTCCAGGTCTAATCATCTATGTAGcagttacattcttgttgctgagacaaaccaCCAgaccagctgggtatggtggttgtagcagacagctacaggttcgctgagatgaacttccagaccagacacagttatggtaGAAGGGATatttcttgaagcttacagatccaggggaagttccataaatggcagaagaagctggcctgccttcataggtccaagcagcgagaagtacaagcctaaagccaaaagccacagcacacttcatgaaCTCCAGCTGGGCATACTTcacatatctttaaattgaaatctgaaacccaccaccacaccttaagatccactcagtgactctgcctccagccaggtggctgcagatgcaaactacaaacaataaagaactgaatatattgggggccatctattcaaactaccacagtggctcacgcctttaatcccagcactgaggaggcagaggtggcatcactgtaagtttgatgccagcctgtgacaacatagtgaattccagaccatctgggctagagcaagaccctacctcgaatgccccctcaaaaaaaaaagaaaaagaaaaagaaaagaaaccaacccAGAAGCAGCTTTTGAAAGGAGTTTATTTCTAGTTTCCGGGAGATGATTGATCACAGTGGGGAAagcgtggcaggagcagacagtcaGACATCACGTCTACAGCAGCAGGGAGGCGGTAGAGTGAGCTGACTGCTGCATGTGGGCTTAGACTGTAACATCCCACAGCCCGTTCCTGGGGAtgcttcctccagaaaggctccacaacctttccaaataaAACCACTAGCTAGGAttgagtattcaaacacatgaagctacagGGGACGTTTGACGTTCAGACCACCACAGGCTCCATTGTGGGCCCAGTGCCGGTGTATGCAGagcactggcctggagctcaccatccGCTCCTGCCCTGGGTTAGTTCTGAGACTTGCTGGGTCTTGGTCTCCTTGTCTGTAGATTGGGGCTATACTGCTGCTTACAAAGGGTTGTTTGGGTGGTGGAGTGAGATGACTGGTGAAATGTCAGTGCCTAGCACTTAGCAAGGGTATGTATGGTCAGTGGGAAGCTTGGCCCACCCCACCTGGTCTGATAAGGaatgagaggggagggaaaggaaatttTCAGGGAGAAGGCATACCACACAGCAGGGGTATGACAGAGCATCTATAAACTGAGGGACCCTGGGGGCAACAGCCTCCAAAAACAAGGAGAGGCATGTTTTCTTAAGAGCCCTTCAGAGACCCAGtcctgatgtagaattcactatgtagtctcagggtggccttgaactcccagcaatcctcttgtctctgcctaccaggtgctgggattaatggcgtgtgccaccatacctggttcataactttttttttttttttttgagggaggttctcactctagttcagactgatctggaattcatttctgtaaccccaggctggcctggaattcagtgatccttctaccactgcctccagagtgctagaattaatgATATGGGCCACTAAGactgacttcttttttatttaaattatttttacggggagggttcaagatagggtctcactctagctcaggctgacctggaattcaccatgtagtct
The genomic region above belongs to Jaculus jaculus isolate mJacJac1 chromosome 5, mJacJac1.mat.Y.cur, whole genome shotgun sequence and contains:
- the LOC101595334 gene encoding migration and invasion-inhibitory protein isoform X1, yielding MAETEDLTQLRQLNLALLRQLWAGQDAVRRLVIKAASESSLDSSHSYSSATPLSPKTSSASSSASCSQDRSLVCDPPDGHRGDTCDTARLGGASSRVTSLSPATCQHPESLGGVRPHSAPLPVTGGLKEFSTGLEHPGVCKTQVPRSILGRQSKPSKLKVTFCQESAVPESSWRFRPFLGYDWIAGSLDSSSLVSSESEAFFSTLQKFRDCNKEDCFCDSPKVGFPRLHESDDIEEDHECVYCYRVNRRLFPEPADPGAPCRLCGIPRDQRNPETLAEPAQVRVSIPLCLLDPPHQYRVHRRKSFDASDTLALPRHCLLGWDILPPKSEKGSALKSLDLWSSVSSGVQHQQLLGPRSSSCLVGPGAMLSRVPPPTPIWSEPQVPRLRIPQQKP
- the LOC101595334 gene encoding migration and invasion-inhibitory protein isoform X2, whose protein sequence is MAETEDLTQLRQLNLALLRQLWAGQDAVRRLVIKAASESSLDSSHSYSSATPLSPKTSSASSSASCSQDRSLVCDPPDGHRGDTCDTARLGGASSRVTSLSPATCQHPESLGGVRPHSAPLPVTGGLKEFSTGLEHPGVCKTQVPRSILGRQSKPSKLKVTFCQESAVPESSWRFRPFLGYDWIAGSLDSSSLVSSESEAFFSTLQKFRDCNKEDCFCDSPKVGFPRLHESDDIEEDHECVYCYRVNRRLFPEPADPGAPCRLCGIPRDQRNPETLAEPAQVRVSIPLCLLDPPHQYRVHRRKSFDASDTLALPRHCLLGWDILPPKSEKGSALKSLDLWSSVSSGVQHQQLLGPRSSSCLAMLSRVPPPTPIWSEPQVPRLRIPQQKP
- the LOC101595334 gene encoding migration and invasion-inhibitory protein isoform X3; translated protein: MAETEDLTQLRQLNLALLRQLWAGQDAVRRLVIKAASESSLDSSHSYSSATPLSPKTSSASSSASCSQDRSLVCDPPDGHRGDTCDTARLGGASSRVTSLSPATCQHPESLGGVRPHSAPLPVTGGLKEFSTGLEHPGVCKTQVPRSILGRQSKPSKLKVTFCQESAVPESSWRFRPFLGYDWIAGSLDSSSLVSSESEAFFSTLQKFRDCNKEDCFCDSPKVGFPRLHESDDIEEDHECVYCYRVNRRLFPEPADPGAPCRLCGIPRDQRNPETLAEPAQVRVSIPLCLLDPPHQYRVHRRKSFDASDTLALPRHCLLGWDILPPKSEKGSALKSLDLWSSVSSGVQHQQLLGPRSSSCLKDDLDSKG